The window ATTCACACGAAGTAGCCTGGCTGTTGATTTGTTGTATGTTTCCATGTAGAGGGCTGCTCTTttcacatgtaaaagccttgacAGATATATAGTGCTGAACACCATCATCTACACAGAAATAACAGCATTTTAGGGGTTGTATAGTTGTGACCTCTTGTGTTAAATTGCTCCACGCGCACATAATTATAATACTACAAACACCACACAAGTCTTTCGAAATGTCATGTACTAATTAATCATCCTCGGAAAACATATGACATCAACACAATTATAAATCCTTAAGTGAGTCAAATTTTGcaaaggggctccgctcacatatgtaacttcagcaggaccgacgacgcactgcacattATCCCAGCCcactacacgttgcatgaaaggaaaacaggtactcgtcataatccctatcgtggcataaataataggcagtgcgtcgtcagtgccgctgaaactgcgcaggtatattctgcgcATAAGCGGTCAAAGCACACAAGCAGGGTTTTCTGCCACAGCAACTCATTCCTTTTTAAATCTTTCATATGTATGTGGTATTATCTAAAGCAGGTCAGGAAAACAACTTgtgattaattttttttttaatttgtgtacCGAGAAAAGCAGTACTTTGTGATGTGCGCAAAGCGGCAAGATCAATATGTTGCAACTTGTCTACTTTAAATGTGCTGCACACAGTGatagaaaagaacaaaaaccgTTTTACGTTAGAACTCGATGCACATGGATGCACCTTAGCACACATTACAAAAAACATGCAACACTTATCATGATCGGTTCAATAATGTGCTAATTTTGTTGACTTTTTTCACAATACACGGCTTAAAAAAATGACATCCAGTTTTTGTATAAAACAACACTATTCTCACTTAAACCACAGTTAGAGAATTCACACGCTTTGAGTATGAATGAAGTCAGGCTTGATCCAGAGAGAAAAAAGGGCGGATACGATTGTAAAATGATTTGACGACAGACAGCCCACActttgttcagtttttgccAGTGAGTACATTCCAACAGAAATGACTTTACTTCACACATTCAGGTAAGAGTCAGTCTTTCTCAGTTTCTTTCTTAAGTTACCAAAATACATTGGGAATCACGAGtaacacagattcattcttacaaTAACGACggaccacacaaaacacatatTCCTCACAGAAAAGCGGTTAATAGTGAGTGACATATATACAccttgttagtttgtttgcagAAGGATTAtgcacatttttcttttgacaCTGTTTCCTAATGAGAACGACTGTCATTAGGCAGTTAACGTTCCTACTACAACTCGTTGCCAACGGCTTGCCCGCATGCCAATTATTTTCTTTTGAAACCGCTTGCCAACAGTCCACAAGGAGAGCTACTCAGTGCtgaaaaacgcacacaaactaCTGCACCGAGACCTAAACAAAAACGCCGAAGTAGACTTTGCCCACACACGAACactttctcacacacatacaagtgAAACCCTTACACGACTACAAACAACAACTCTTCCTACGTTCTATGCCAGTCGAATCGTAAAATCCGCAAGAAAGTTCTCTTGAACTGAGCGTTGGCGAAAGCGTAGCAGAAGGGGTTTATTGGGctgttaaggtaacatagccagtAGGTAAAGTTGTAGAAGCCGAGGTTAATGCCGCCGTAGCCTTCGTACATAGCTATGACGAATACCATAATGTGGTAAGGAGTCCAGCAAAGTACAAAGGCTCCGAGAATAATGGTGATAGTCCTCAATGCTTTGCGGGCACGATTTTCCGACTTGGACTTTCGCTCTCTCCGGTTTCGCCGGCGACTGTTTCTCGAGCGAACGGATTTGACGAAGGAGTGCAGCCGGCCATCCCCTTTGCGAGCCCTGCGCGGTTCTGAGAGTTGTTGAGAGTCGTCGTTGAGGTGATGGGTTAACGGAGCGCTGCATTCGCCGTCAGTGGGGTTGCCATCTGTATCGTCATCCCCGACCCCCACCTCCTCGCCCCCGTTGAGCTtgaaggagggaggaagagttGTAGACATCGTCACATCAGTCAGCCCGCAATCCGTGAAGTCATCGTCGATCACGATGTCGAAGATGTCGGAGGCTAAGGGTGGAAGTGGGAGGGAGTTGCGCCTCTTCCACAGAGGGGAGTCGTTGTCGTGCCCTGGCAACGTCACTCCTCTCGGCGCCGCGTCATCCCCTGACGTCAGAGCTAGTGACGTCATTCCGTCACCCGACGTCAGGTCGAAGAAGCTCTTCTCGTCGATGTAGGGGCAGCCTTGGGCGGGGTTCTGGGCTAGGAGAGGGGCGGTGGATTTCTCCAAGTCTTTAGACACAGCAGAAGAACACAGAGTATCCGCTTCCTCCCCGAGCTCCATCTCCACGGAGGGGAACTGCGCAATATCCAGGCGGCTGTAGTTGGGCCCGCCATGTTGGGACTTCATCAGCTGCCCCGAAGGCGGCATAGGGGTGCCCGAATCCTCTTTGGACGAGACCTCGGAGTAGTTGGGAGGGGGAGGGCGGTCCGAAGTCACAATGGTCGGCAGGGGCATAGGAAGAGGAGGACCACCAGGGGGAGGGGGCTCACCCCCGCTCCCAACACCGCCATCACCACCAAGGCGGAAGGAGTCCGGAGTGGTGAGCATCGCAGTGTTGACGATACCAGCGATCCCGGACTTGGGGTTCAGCGCAGACTTGGTCGACCTGCGGTTGTTGTTGGAAGACGGGACATCTTTAGGCGACTTGCTGGCCGGCGTTTGACCAGAACTGCTCCCTTCGTCGTCGGAGGCAAAGGCCGGGCTGGACGACCGGTCCTCGTCCTTGTTGTCGCCCATGTCCGTGACCACGCTTCCCCCTCCCAGGCTGTCGTGACGCGGGATGTCCCCTGTGGCCAGCTTGTTGCGTCCGCTGAAGGAAGTGGTGTTGACCGCCTTCTGCCCTCCGCGCAACGCCACATTGTTCTGGGCCCCCGGTGTCAATGCTGCGTGGCCACCTGTTTTGGGAAAAAGAGAAAGTATTACGTGAGAATCTAACGGTAGGAAAATGCAGaggtgtttgtctgtgcacttaaaagaccgctgggtcgaaatatctgtgactgtaacgtattgttttgtcaataacaaacgttccaacaacttacctttcttatGTTTTAATTATGTGAGAATCTTACGGTAGGAATGCAGATGTTATTGAAGGAAGATAGCAGGAATAAGAAAAGAGATGTTATTTGCGAATCTGCCAGCCCTTTCAGGTCGTCGCAgcattgtttttgtcttttcccTGTTCAAAAGACTGACTTTGTTTAAGATCAATAAAACGGTCTAAAAGTGAGAGGAAGCATATGATGGTGAAGGATTTGCACGCTTGTGATAAAGAGACATTCATTTCTTTCACGAAGGTCATCTTTCTGGTTTGGCTTAAAGGATGCGGATTTTAttcttttgtcttctttttttgctttgtaATCTTGCTTTTCTTTTAAAGATGCACCTGCTGGGTTGATTTGCTCACATCTCGTGTGTGCAACCAATTTTGATTTTGAGACCCCCTCCTTCGTCGCATGATAAATCTCATTGCCTGTCGACATATTGATGATTCACATTTAGTTACCAGAACTTCAAACCGGAGAGTTTTGACTTTGGTTTTACTA of the Littorina saxatilis isolate snail1 linkage group LG14, US_GU_Lsax_2.0, whole genome shotgun sequence genome contains:
- the LOC138947211 gene encoding muscarinic acetylcholine receptor gar-2-like, which encodes MDDAMNRNVTSRPPWGTLTSHFFNSTQDPFRSGIGGGGSRNSSSYDVTTVLTSSNVTQCLFDATLNATVCAVDNVTAANVNTTVAALAVPAHSLWLTIFLGVLAAVVSIVTVLGNLTVLLAFGLERSIRQPTNYFIASLAVSDLLIGTFSMPLFTQYLLLDYWPLGMWLCDIWLSLDWTVCLTSQYTVFFITMDRFLSVKIPAKYRNWRTERRVLMMVAITWVLPALVFFTSIIGWQYFVGKRTVEPEVCEVQFMSDPLFTFLLTIGYYWITLFVMCVLYAGIYKVALDLQRKSDAKQRKLESTMELAADRNRKASGKGGDSEKKTGNFLTQRLKKKSMKANDTGGHAALTPGAQNNVALRGGQKAVNTTSFSGRNKLATGDIPRHDSLGGGSVVTDMGDNKDEDRSSSPAFASDDEGSSSGQTPASKSPKDVPSSNNNRRSTKSALNPKSGIAGIVNTAMLTTPDSFRLGGDGGVGSGGEPPPPGGPPLPMPLPTIVTSDRPPPPNYSEVSSKEDSGTPMPPSGQLMKSQHGGPNYSRLDIAQFPSVEMELGEEADTLCSSAVSKDLEKSTAPLLAQNPAQGCPYIDEKSFFDLTSGDGMTSLALTSGDDAAPRGVTLPGHDNDSPLWKRRNSLPLPPLASDIFDIVIDDDFTDCGLTDVTMSTTLPPSFKLNGGEEVGVGDDDTDGNPTDGECSAPLTHHLNDDSQQLSEPRRARKGDGRLHSFVKSVRSRNSRRRNRRERKSKSENRARKALRTITIILGAFVLCWTPYHIMVFVIAMYEGYGGINLGFYNFTYWLCYLNSPINPFCYAFANAQFKRTFLRILRFDWHRT